The genomic segment AGAGGCAAGCGGAATAAAGAGAGGGCCGATGTTAGCCGCGCTGCTCATCGGCGCATTCGTTGCGTTTCTGAACGAAAATTTACTTGCCAATGCGCTTCCCTTATTAATGGTGGAATTCGAAGCAGCCGCCTCCACCATACAGTGGTTATCGACAGGCTATATGCTCGTTATTGGCGTACTGGTGCCAGTGACCGCATTGCTGCAGCAATGGTTTACCACTCGCCAGATGTTTATGTCTGCGATGGCGTTATTTTTGGCCGGCACCTGCTTATGTGCAATATCCCCGGGATTCGGACTGCTGCTGATAGGTAGAGTTATTCAGGCTGGCGGTACAGGATTGCTGGTTCCACTAATGATGAATACGATTCTCGCCCTCTATCCTCCAGAACGCCGAGGTTCCGCCATGGGCCTCATGGGACTCGTTATTATGGTCGCCCCTATTATCGGTCCGGCTTTGTCGGGTCTGATTATTGATACCTTCCACTGGCGATGGCTGTTCTATATGGTCATTCCTGTCGCCCTGTTTTCAATGATCTATGCAAGCTTTTACTTAAAAAATGTGACAGAGCTGACCAAGCCGAGGGTCGATTTTTGGTCCATTGTAATGTCAACTGTCGGTTTCGGCTGCGTCACCTACGGCTTCAGCCAAACCAGTGCCTGGACTGCGCCTGAGGTTTACGGGCTGCTAGCCATAGGAACCCTCTTCTTGCTCTTGCTTGTATGGCGGCAGCTCTCGATTAAAGACCCGTTGCTCGATCTCTCCGTATTCCGGCATCCCGCTTTTTCGCTGGTTGCGGTATTGATTATCGTCCTAATGATGGTTCTATTCGCCACAACGACGCTGCTGCCGATCTATTTGCAAAATGTGATGCAGTTGACAGCCTTCGCAACAGGGCTGCTTCTGATGCCAGGCTGCATTTTGAACGGCATAATGATGCCTGTATCGGGGAAATTATTCGATAAATTCGGACCGCGATTTGTCATCTTGCCAGGATTATTATTAATAACCATATCGTTGTGGCTGTTTGCTGGCATCGACAATGATACAACGCGGGGCTCCGTTCTGTTCAATCATGTCCTCTTATTTTTAGGCATATCGTTTGTCGTCATGCCAGCCCAGACGGCAGGCTTGAATCAGCTGCCGCGGCATCTGATCCCCCACGGCACAACTATCTACAATACGCTCCAACAAATTTCAGGGGGAATTGGCATCGCTTTGTTCGTCGGCATTATGTCGTCTGGAGCCAATCGTTATCTGCGCCATTCGCTGGAACCCGCTGCTATGCAGGAAAAGTCACAAAGCATAGTTTCCGGTATGCAAACGGTTTTTTGGATCGAATTTATTCTCGTCGCGCTTATTTTGGTCATGAGCTGGTTTATTAAAAAGCTGCCGGAGCAGAAATCAGCTTAAAATAAATGTTCTATTTTTCAAGCAGCCGTAACTGGAAACTGTACACCTTGTCTCACAAGCAACAACAGTCAAGGATGTTTCCTCAATGACGTAAGAAAATAGAAGGGCATCCCATAGGACGCCCTTCTATTTTGCACATCTGTTTCTGCTGAATGGCAATAAATGATATATCCATCGTTTTATTTGAGCATTTGATACACTTGTTCGACGTCCTTATCTCCGCGCCCAGACAGATTGACGATAATAATTTGATTCTGATCCATTGTCAGGGCAAGCTTCTTCGCGTAAGCAAGCGCGTGCGAGCTCTCTAGCGCAGGAATGATTCCCTCCGTGCGGGACAGCTCTTGGAAAGCTTCCAGCACTTCCTCATTGGTGACCGTTGCATATTCAGCCCGGCCTGTCACCTTCAGATGGCTATGCTCCGGTCCAATGCCCGGATAGTCAAGCCCCGCAGCGATTGAATAAGTTTTCTTGGGCTGGCCTTCCTCGTCCAGCAGCACTAAGCAT from the Paenibacillus sp. BIHB 4019 genome contains:
- a CDS encoding MDR family MFS transporter, whose translation is MNTQVQEASGIKRGPMLAALLIGAFVAFLNENLLANALPLLMVEFEAAASTIQWLSTGYMLVIGVLVPVTALLQQWFTTRQMFMSAMALFLAGTCLCAISPGFGLLLIGRVIQAGGTGLLVPLMMNTILALYPPERRGSAMGLMGLVIMVAPIIGPALSGLIIDTFHWRWLFYMVIPVALFSMIYASFYLKNVTELTKPRVDFWSIVMSTVGFGCVTYGFSQTSAWTAPEVYGLLAIGTLFLLLLVWRQLSIKDPLLDLSVFRHPAFSLVAVLIIVLMMVLFATTTLLPIYLQNVMQLTAFATGLLLMPGCILNGIMMPVSGKLFDKFGPRFVILPGLLLITISLWLFAGIDNDTTRGSVLFNHVLLFLGISFVVMPAQTAGLNQLPRHLIPHGTTIYNTLQQISGGIGIALFVGIMSSGANRYLRHSLEPAAMQEKSQSIVSGMQTVFWIEFILVALILVMSWFIKKLPEQKSA